The following are encoded together in the Columba livia isolate bColLiv1 breed racing homer unplaced genomic scaffold, bColLiv1.pat.W.v2 Scaffold_153, whole genome shotgun sequence genome:
- the LOC135577843 gene encoding olfactory receptor 14A16-like yields MCSPVSTVPHAHRQRMSNSSSITQFLLLAFTDTRELQLLHFWLFLGIYLAALLGNGLIITTIAWDQHLHTPMYFFLLNLALLDLGCISTIVPKSMANSFWDTRNISYTGCVAQLFVFTFLVVAEYCLLTIMSYDRYVAICKPLHYGTLLGSRACVHMAAAAWATGFLYSLLHTANTFSLPLCKGNALGQFFCEIPQILKLSCSHSYLREAGFLVVSACLAFACFVFIVVSYVQIFRAVLRIPSEQGRHKAFSTCLPHLAVVSLFVSTIIFSHLKPPSISSPSLDLVVSVLYSVVPPAVNPLIYSMRNKEIKDSVWQLMNGCLIKQ; encoded by the coding sequence ATGTGCTCTCCTGTTTCCACAGTGCCCCATGCCCACAGGCAGAggatgtccaacagcagctccatcacccagttcctcctcctggcgttcacagacacacgggagctgcagctcttgcacttctggctcttcctgggcatctacctggctgccctcctgggcaacggcctcatcatcaccaccatagcctgggaccagcacctccacacccccatgtacttcttcctgctcaacctcgccctcctcgacctgggctgcatctccaccattgtccccaagtccatggcaaattccttctgggacaccaggaacatctcctacacaggatgtgTTGCACAGCTCTTTGTCTTTACCTTCTTGGTAGtagcagagtattgtctcctcaccatcatgtcctacgaccgctacgttgccatctgcaaacccctgcactacgggaccctcctgggcagcagagcttgtgtccacatggcagcagctgcctgggccactgggtttctctattctctgctgcacacggccaatacattttcactgcccctgtgcaagggcaatgccctgggccagttcttctgtgaaatcccccagatcctcaagctctcctgctcacactcctacctcagggaagcTGGGTTTCTTGTagtcagtgcctgtttagcaTTTgcgtgttttgtgttcattgtggtgtcctatgtgcagatcttcagggccgtgctgaggatcccctctgagcagggacggcacaaagccttttccacctgcctccctcacctggccgtggtctccctgtttgtcagcactatCATATTTtcccacctgaagcccccctccatctcctccccatccctggacctggtggtgtcagttctttactcagtggtgcctccagcagtgaaccccctcatctacagcatgaggaacaaggagATCAAGGACTCAGTGTGGCAGCTAATGAATGGCTGTCTTATTAAGCAATAA
- the LOC135577850 gene encoding olfactory receptor 14J1-like produces the protein MGVGLIFVRELCPGLSLSFFFFLMTAPRAQEKQMSNSSSITQFLLLPFTDTRELQLLHFWLFLGIYLAALLGNGLIITTIAWDQHLHTPMYFFLLNLALLDLGSISTIVPKSMANSLWDSRVISYAGCAAQVFFFCFLLGSEYSLLTIMSYDRYVAICKPLHYGTLLGSRACVHMAAAAWATGFLHALLHTANTFSLPLCKGNALGQFFCEIPQILKLSCSHSYLRELGLNVFSLLISFGCFVFIVVSYVQILRAVLRIPSEQGRHKAFSTCLPHLAVVSLFVSTGSFAYLKPHSISSPSLDLVVSVLYSVVPPAVNPLIYSMRNQELKESIRKGISWVFVDADKLSMTLQK, from the coding sequence atgggagttggtttgatttttgtcagaGAACTCTGCCCTGGActctcactgtcttttttttttttcctcatgacagCGCCCcgtgctcaggaaaagcaaatgtccaacagcagctccatcacccagttcctcctcctgccattcacagacacacgggagctgcagctcttgcacttctggctcttcctgggcatctacctggctgccctcctgggcaacggcctcatcatcaccaccatagcctgggaccagcacctccacacccccatgtacttcttcctgctcaacctcgccctcctcgacctgggctccatctccaccattgtccccaaatccatggctaATTCTctctgggattccagggtcatttcctatgcaggatgtgctgcacaggtcttctttttttgtttcttgcttggtTCAGAGTATtctcttctcaccatcatgtcgtacgaccgctacgttgccatctgcaaacccctgcactacgggaccctcctgggcagcagagcttgtgtccacatggcagcagctgcctgggccactgggtttctccatgctctgctgcacacggccaatacattttcactgcccctgtgcaagggcaatgccctgggccagttcttctgtgaaatcccccagatcctcaagctctcctgctcacactcctacctcagggaacttgggcttaaCGTGTTTAGTCTGTTAATCagttttggctgttttgtgttcattgtggtgtcctatgtgcagatcttgagggccgtgctgaggatcccctctgagcagggtcggcacaaagccttttccacctgcctccctcacctggccgtggtctccctgtttgtcagcactggttCATTTGCCTATCTGAAGCCCCACTccatttcttccccatccctggacctggtggtgtctgttttgtactcggtggtgcctccagcagtgaaccccctcatctacagcatgaggaaccaggagctcaaggagtCCATTAGGAAAGGGATTTCATGGGTGTTTGTTGATGCTGATAAACTTTCAATGACTCTACAGAAATGA